The Candidatus Nezhaarchaeota archaeon genome has a window encoding:
- a CDS encoding Hsp20/alpha crystallin family protein: MAKREEKVRIPILPDACFYHDEEKYYVEIELPGVAKENISLEVAETSLCLSAPRNDVEYFGCWIFTHEVKPEQTKASFKDGLLKVTVPLAKPMKGVKVKVE; encoded by the coding sequence TTGGCAAAGAGGGAGGAGAAGGTAAGAATACCCATCCTGCCAGACGCTTGCTTCTATCACGATGAGGAGAAGTACTACGTTGAGATAGAGCTACCTGGAGTTGCAAAGGAGAACATTAGCCTTGAGGTAGCCGAAACGAGTCTATGTCTTAGCGCACCACGAAATGACGTAGAGTATTTTGGGTGTTGGATTTTCACCCACGAAGTTAAGCCGGAGCAGACAAAAGCCTCCTTTAAAGATGGACTGCTGAAAGTAACCGTACCGCTAGCTAAGCCAATGAAGGGAGTGAAAGTTAAAGTAGAGTAG